Proteins encoded in a region of the Nicotiana tomentosiformis chromosome 9, ASM39032v3, whole genome shotgun sequence genome:
- the LOC138898656 gene encoding vicilin-like seed storage protein At2g18540 produces MTFAHRCLILNAHGVISRRAIGSPVLTAFSKGRRPVRRSLHFGKLGATAEENKKRRDTSSPSLEKKKPRRRLARKRKDSSSSRAPDSDSLYRFRDDLEEDGILVSHKPISPKERVAVEQEIHEADLSQIREVNEENRAESSRDADHDPKEAPDVIDISGSPSYTKFMLEEARIVKKRSNEGAPGADDSPSFAEANQLEAKVRELAEKRDTYKLLSRQHEEAVKSLRAELDTTQKEYADLLDQVKIFEVRDDELAMDTNDQTSQVHQKVDRINQLRAEMNEVKAMAEEWKGKMDRLSSEKETAWEQLASAMVQLRVAKKKDKARARQNEDLQYQLGSTITERYALGMELEIARSMTKVTRADAEEMVAHYRADVEASEVHLKVTVEYVKRLS; encoded by the exons ATGACATTTGCGCACAGATGCCTTATTCTGAATGCTCATGGCGTGATCTCTCGAAGGGCCATTGGGAGTCCCGTTCTCACG GCCTTTAGTAAGGGGCGAAGACCTGTTCGTCGATCCCTCCACTTCGGGAAACTCGGGGCTACAGCagaagagaataagaaaaggagGGATACGAGTTCCCCGAGCTTGGAGAAGAAGAAGCCAAGGAGAAGGTTGGCCCGTAAGCGAAAGGATAGTTCTAGCTCTCGAGCACCCGACTCGGACTCGCTTTATCGATTCAGGGACGATCTCGAGGAGGATGGCATTCTTGTGTCTCATAAACCGATCTCCCCCAAAGAACGGGTAGCTGTTGAACAGGAGATTCATGAGGCCGATCTCTCTCAAATTAGGGAGGTCAACGAGGAGAACAGGGCCGAGTCTTCCCGGGATGCCGACCATGACCCGAAGGAGGCACCCGATGTAATAGATATTTCAGGGTCGCCTTCTTACACCAAGTTCATGCTCGAAGAGGCTCGAATTGTGAAGAAGCGATCCAATGAAGGGGCTCCTGGTGCGGACGATTCCCCTTCATTC GCCGAGGCTAACCAGCTCGAGGCCAAGGTCAGGGAGCTCGCCGAGAAGAGGGATACGTATAAGCTTCTGAGTAGGCAACACGAAGAAGCTGTCAAGAGCCTTCGGGCCGAGTTAGATACGACTCAGAAGGAGTATGCCGACCTGCTGGACCAAGTAAAGATTTTTGAAGTTAGAGATGACGAGTTAGCCATGGATACTAATGACCAAACCTCACAGGTCCATCAAAAGGTTGACAGGATCAACCAACTCCGAGCCGAGATGAATGAGGTCAAGGCCATGGCCGAAGAGTGGAAAGGAAAAATGGACCGACTATCTTCGGAGAAGGAGACCGCCTGGGAGCAGCTGGCATCGGCAATGGTCCAACTCCGAGTGGCAAAAAAGAAAGACAAAGCACGAGCTCGACAAAACGAAGACCTCCAGTATCAACTGGGCTCGACTATTACTGAACGGTATGCCCTTGGCATGGAACTCGAAATAGCGAGGTCCATGACGAAAGTAACTAGGGCtgatgctgaagagatggtggcccactATAGGGCTGATGTTGAGGCGTCCGAGGTCCACCTGAAAGTTACTGTTGAGTATGTAAAGCGGTTGTCTTGA